A single genomic interval of bacterium harbors:
- a CDS encoding peptidoglycan DD-metalloendopeptidase family protein codes for MSKKPNDRLTILILPQGEGAPRRLEIRRSTITRVAMAAGLAALGFGVGVLDYVSARMELAVAERQTGDLKKQVRRERQGVEERQRQLAVLRDEVMKLRRAVTATAGLERDIRREQGIAAYGEPLIATGGVDAKLPLDDSFETHDIVRMRQAMAAIARDSEENFAGLTKLRRYFRSRRGEIADRPSMWPVRGWVTSEFGVRSSPFTGEIGMHEGLDIAAPIGTVINAPAAGRAIFVGHHPGFGNYIVVDHGGGVTTHYGHLAQTLATEGAPVERGTPLGLVGSTGRSTGPHLHYEVRVMDIPVNPHGYLPAYLAEIAPASPQGP; via the coding sequence ATGAGCAAAAAGCCCAACGATCGCCTGACCATCCTGATCCTCCCGCAGGGCGAGGGTGCGCCCCGGCGTCTTGAGATCCGGCGTTCGACGATCACGCGCGTGGCGATGGCCGCGGGTCTTGCGGCGCTCGGTTTCGGCGTCGGCGTGCTGGATTACGTCAGTGCGCGCATGGAGCTGGCTGTCGCCGAGCGCCAGACGGGCGATCTGAAAAAGCAGGTGCGCCGCGAGCGCCAGGGCGTGGAAGAGCGCCAGCGCCAACTCGCCGTACTGCGTGACGAGGTCATGAAACTGCGCCGCGCCGTCACCGCGACGGCCGGCCTCGAGCGAGACATCCGCCGCGAGCAGGGCATCGCCGCTTACGGCGAGCCGCTGATCGCCACCGGCGGCGTGGACGCGAAACTCCCGCTTGACGACAGCTTCGAGACGCACGACATCGTGCGGATGCGACAGGCGATGGCGGCGATCGCCCGGGACAGCGAGGAAAATTTCGCGGGCCTGACGAAGCTTCGCCGCTATTTCCGGAGCCGGCGCGGTGAGATTGCTGATCGCCCGTCGATGTGGCCGGTGCGCGGATGGGTGACCAGCGAGTTCGGCGTGCGCTCCAGCCCGTTCACGGGCGAGATCGGAATGCACGAAGGGCTCGATATCGCCGCGCCGATCGGCACCGTCATCAATGCACCGGCCGCCGGACGCGCGATTTTCGTCGGCCATCATCCGGGATTCGGCAACTACATCGTCGTCGATCACGGCGGCGGCGTCACGACGCATTACGGGCATCTGGCGCAGACGCTGGCGACCGAAGGCGCGCCCGTCGAGCGCGGCACGCCGCTTGGCCTTGTCGGAAGCACGGGCCGGTCCACGGGCCCGCACCTGCACTACGAGGTGCGCGTCATGGATATCCCCGTCAACCCGCACGGATACCTGCCGGCGTACCTCGCCGAAATCGCGCCCGCGAGTCCGCAAGGCCCGTAG
- a CDS encoding IMP cyclohydrolase, translated as MTDLKKAYREILGDHFPDKLRVVYGEGAGEQTLFYEKAGWEIDGEMRGLRYGENPGQEAAMYRLVNGQLALGEVTSIAPGRHLASDVELLQSGKHPGKINLTDADNALAILRWFADRPACVILKHNNPCGAAIGTSLADAYVKADMADRVAAFGGCIGLTRPVDKETAQEIARRYAEVVVAPEYEDGAFEILAARKNLRIMRIGRMDRLAEFATQRFVDFKSLIDGGLILQWSHAPAIRTTEQLQPAATEHKGTKHAIKREPTTKEKDDMLFGWLLETGITSNSVVYVKDLVTVGIGTGEQDRVGVAEIARDKAYRKLADRICFQRLGMSFYELQARDPERARQIQSDAAELRGGIDGAAMISDGFFPFRDGVDVGLSEGVRAVIQPGGSVNDYQVIEACNEVGATMVFTGERLFKH; from the coding sequence ATGACCGATCTGAAAAAGGCGTACCGCGAGATCCTGGGCGATCACTTTCCCGACAAGCTGCGCGTCGTGTATGGCGAGGGCGCCGGCGAGCAAACGCTTTTTTACGAAAAGGCGGGCTGGGAGATCGACGGAGAAATGCGCGGGCTGCGCTATGGGGAAAACCCCGGGCAGGAAGCGGCGATGTATCGCCTCGTCAACGGGCAGCTCGCGCTTGGCGAGGTGACCTCCATCGCGCCCGGCCGGCACCTGGCCTCGGACGTCGAACTTCTGCAATCCGGAAAGCACCCCGGAAAGATCAATCTGACCGACGCGGACAACGCGCTCGCGATATTGCGCTGGTTCGCCGACAGGCCGGCGTGCGTGATTTTGAAACACAACAACCCGTGCGGCGCGGCGATCGGCACGTCGCTCGCCGACGCGTACGTGAAGGCCGACATGGCCGACCGCGTCGCGGCGTTCGGCGGATGCATCGGCCTGACGCGCCCGGTTGACAAGGAGACCGCGCAGGAGATCGCCAGGCGTTACGCGGAGGTGGTCGTCGCGCCGGAATACGAGGACGGCGCGTTCGAGATCCTCGCGGCGCGCAAGAATTTGCGCATCATGCGCATCGGGCGCATGGACCGGCTCGCGGAATTCGCGACGCAGCGGTTTGTCGATTTCAAGAGCCTCATCGACGGCGGGCTGATTTTGCAGTGGTCGCACGCGCCGGCGATCCGCACGACGGAACAGCTTCAGCCCGCGGCGACCGAGCACAAGGGCACGAAACACGCGATCAAGCGCGAGCCGACCACGAAGGAAAAGGACGACATGCTCTTCGGCTGGCTGCTCGAAACCGGCATCACGTCAAACTCGGTCGTGTACGTGAAGGATCTCGTGACCGTCGGAATCGGAACGGGCGAGCAGGACCGCGTGGGCGTCGCCGAGATCGCGCGCGACAAGGCGTATCGCAAACTCGCCGATCGCATCTGCTTTCAGCGCCTCGGTATGTCGTTTTACGAATTGCAGGCCAGGGATCCGGAGCGTGCGCGGCAGATTCAGTCCGACGCGGCGGAATTGCGCGGCGGGATCGACGGCGCGGCGATGATCTCCGACGGGTTTTTCCCGTTCCGCGACGGCGTCGACGTGGGCCTTTCCGAGGGCGTTCGCGCCGTGATCCAGCCCGGCGGATCGGTGAACGATTATCAGGTCATCGAGGCGTGCAACGAGGTCGGCGCGACGATGGTTTTCACCGGCGAGCGCCTGTTCAAGCACTAG
- the secA gene encoding preprotein translocase subunit SecA translates to MASIISSIFGTKNDREIKRLRKIAEQIGTLEPDIQSLSDERLQKKTDEFRERLTRGETVEDILPEAFAVVREAAKRALGMRPFDVQLIGGLVLHEGRIAEMKTGEGKTLVATLPVYLNALTGEGVHVVTVNDYLARRDAEWMGRVYRFLGLTVGTIYHGLSDVERREAYACDVTYATNNELGFDYLRDNMKLNPTSFVQRGFHFAVVDEVDSILVDEARTPLIISGATEDSTDKYYVIDRVIPRLGKDEDYTVDEKHRSSILTESGVERVQSALGVENIYDPDQIETLHHVQQALKAHTLFARDKDYVVKDGEVIIVDEFTGRLMPGRRYSDGLHQALEAKEGVTIENETQTLASITFQNFFRMYDKLSGMTGTADTEAVEFKKIYDLDVVVVPTHMPMIREDEADTIYRSAKEKFNAVVRHIKETNEKGQPMLVGTISIEKNEMLSLMLKRAGVPHEILNAKNHGREAEIVAQAGRKGAVTLATNMAGRGTDIVLGGNAKFMAISQWRKDHDDGAVLDEDSGEYKAILAEKKKLCDAEREEVLKLGGLYVIGTERHESRRIDNQLRGRSGRQGDPGASVFYLALDDDLMRIFGSERMDSMLARLGVKEDEPIFHPWISKAIENAQKKVEGHNFDIRKRLLEYDDVMNKQREVVYEQRRRVLTGEDLAEEYLGAIEDIASGQVAEFIDEKTYPEEWPWEELREVFRSRFGAELPAYDEEARLGMTPEAVREDAIAAVKAAYQAKEREVGETIMRDAERFFLLTTIDVNWKDHLLNMDHLRDGIGLRGYGQINPLLAYKKEGFDMFEDMGNRIREQALEKILRFEVKEPDEQMFQRRRRAPARPLSYGREALVRQQAREATPEKSKGVTVRRAAAKVGPNDPCPCGSGKKYKKCCRDKDKAAGLAV, encoded by the coding sequence ATGGCTTCCATCATTTCCTCGATCTTCGGCACGAAAAACGATCGCGAGATCAAGCGGCTCCGCAAGATCGCCGAGCAGATCGGCACGCTCGAGCCGGATATCCAGTCCCTTTCCGACGAGCGGCTTCAAAAAAAGACGGACGAGTTTCGCGAGCGCCTGACCCGGGGCGAAACCGTCGAGGACATCCTGCCCGAGGCGTTCGCCGTCGTGCGCGAGGCGGCCAAACGCGCGCTCGGCATGCGGCCGTTCGACGTGCAGCTCATCGGCGGCCTCGTCCTGCACGAGGGCCGGATCGCCGAGATGAAAACCGGCGAGGGCAAGACGCTTGTCGCCACGCTGCCCGTCTATCTCAACGCGCTGACCGGCGAGGGCGTGCACGTCGTGACGGTCAACGACTACCTCGCCCGCCGCGACGCGGAGTGGATGGGGCGCGTTTACCGCTTTCTCGGGCTCACCGTCGGCACGATCTATCACGGTCTTTCCGACGTGGAGCGGCGCGAGGCGTACGCGTGCGACGTCACTTACGCCACCAACAACGAGCTGGGATTCGACTATCTGCGCGACAACATGAAGCTGAATCCCACGTCGTTCGTGCAGCGCGGATTCCATTTCGCCGTGGTGGACGAGGTCGATTCGATTCTGGTGGACGAAGCGCGCACGCCGCTCATCATCTCCGGCGCGACGGAGGATTCGACCGACAAATATTACGTCATCGACCGCGTCATCCCGCGCCTTGGCAAGGACGAGGATTACACCGTCGACGAGAAGCACCGCTCCTCGATTCTCACCGAGTCCGGAGTCGAGCGCGTGCAAAGCGCGCTCGGCGTCGAGAACATCTACGACCCGGACCAGATCGAGACGCTTCACCACGTGCAGCAGGCGCTGAAGGCGCACACGCTTTTCGCGCGCGACAAGGATTACGTGGTCAAGGACGGCGAGGTCATCATCGTCGACGAGTTCACCGGCCGTCTCATGCCCGGTCGGCGCTACTCCGACGGCCTGCACCAGGCGCTGGAGGCGAAGGAGGGCGTCACGATCGAGAACGAAACGCAGACCCTCGCCTCGATCACGTTCCAGAATTTCTTCCGCATGTACGACAAGCTCTCGGGCATGACCGGCACGGCGGACACGGAGGCGGTGGAGTTCAAGAAAATCTACGACCTGGATGTCGTTGTCGTTCCGACGCACATGCCGATGATCCGCGAGGACGAGGCGGACACGATCTACCGCAGCGCCAAGGAGAAATTCAACGCGGTGGTGCGTCACATCAAGGAGACGAACGAAAAGGGTCAGCCGATGCTCGTCGGCACCATCAGCATCGAGAAAAACGAGATGCTCTCCCTGATGCTCAAACGCGCGGGGGTGCCCCACGAAATTCTGAACGCCAAGAACCACGGGCGCGAGGCGGAGATCGTCGCGCAGGCGGGGCGCAAGGGCGCGGTGACGCTGGCGACGAACATGGCCGGCCGCGGCACGGACATCGTGCTTGGCGGCAACGCGAAGTTCATGGCGATCAGCCAGTGGCGCAAGGATCACGACGACGGCGCGGTCCTCGACGAGGATTCCGGCGAGTACAAGGCGATCCTGGCGGAGAAGAAAAAGCTCTGCGACGCCGAACGCGAAGAGGTGCTGAAACTCGGCGGGCTTTACGTGATCGGCACGGAGCGCCATGAGTCGCGCCGAATCGACAACCAGCTTCGCGGCCGTTCCGGGCGCCAGGGGGATCCGGGCGCGTCGGTGTTTTATCTGGCGCTCGACGACGACCTGATGCGCATCTTCGGCTCCGAGCGCATGGACAGCATGCTCGCGCGCCTCGGCGTGAAGGAAGACGAGCCGATCTTCCACCCGTGGATCAGCAAGGCGATCGAAAACGCGCAAAAGAAGGTCGAGGGCCACAATTTCGACATCCGCAAGCGCCTTCTCGAATACGACGACGTCATGAACAAACAGCGCGAGGTCGTATATGAGCAGCGCCGGCGCGTATTGACCGGCGAGGATCTCGCCGAGGAGTATCTCGGCGCGATCGAGGACATCGCGTCAGGCCAGGTGGCGGAGTTCATCGACGAGAAGACATATCCCGAGGAATGGCCGTGGGAGGAATTGCGCGAGGTGTTCCGCTCGCGCTTTGGCGCGGAGCTTCCGGCCTACGACGAGGAGGCGCGCCTTGGCATGACGCCCGAGGCCGTGCGCGAGGATGCCATCGCCGCGGTAAAGGCGGCCTACCAGGCCAAGGAAAGGGAAGTCGGCGAGACGATCATGCGCGACGCGGAGCGCTTCTTCCTGTTGACGACGATCGACGTCAACTGGAAGGACCATCTGCTCAATATGGACCATCTGCGCGACGGCATCGGGCTGCGCGGTTATGGCCAGATCAATCCGCTGCTCGCGTACAAGAAGGAAGGTTTCGACATGTTCGAGGATATGGGCAACCGCATCCGCGAACAGGCGCTCGAAAAGATTTTGCGCTTCGAGGTGAAAGAGCCGGACGAACAAATGTTTCAGCGGCGGCGGCGCGCGCCGGCCCGGCCTCTCAGTTACGGGCGCGAGGCGCTGGTACGGCAGCAAGCGCGCGAAGCGACGCCGGAAAAATCCAAGGGCGTCACCGTGCGGCGCGCGGCGGCGAAGGTTGGCCCGAACGATCCGTGCCCGTGCGGCTCCGGGAAAAAGTACAAGAAATGCTGCCGCGACAAGGACAAGGCCGCGGGCCTCGCGGTGTGA
- a CDS encoding four helix bundle protein, translating into MKHDNLRERTSAMALRIVRLAESLPKSRSADVMARQLLRSGTSVAANYRAACRAKSKNDFIFKLGIVEEECDESLFWMELLIKSGFVKDERIADLVNETSEILKIVVTSRKTAKSR; encoded by the coding sequence ATGAAACACGACAATCTCCGCGAGCGAACATCGGCGATGGCGTTGCGCATCGTTCGCCTTGCCGAATCACTCCCGAAGTCCCGCTCGGCGGATGTCATGGCCCGGCAACTATTGCGTTCGGGTACGTCGGTGGCGGCGAACTATCGCGCGGCATGCCGCGCGAAATCGAAGAACGATTTCATTTTCAAGTTGGGCATCGTCGAGGAAGAGTGTGACGAATCGCTGTTCTGGATGGAACTCTTGATAAAAAGTGGTTTCGTTAAAGACGAACGAATTGCGGACCTGGTGAACGAGACATCGGAGATACTAAAGATTGTCGTCACTTCCCGAAAAACAGCGAAGTCACGCTGA
- the pcnB gene encoding polynucleotide adenylyltransferase PcnB: protein MIVPRGRHSISRRDIDEDALKVMYRLRKHGYLAYLVGGGVRDILLERRPKDFDIATDARPEEVRAIFRNSRLIGRRFQLVHVFFFGGKIIEVSTFRRSVPFADDEDPCPESEQKKRQLPSTENTFGSAYEDAMRRDITINALFYNIEDFSIIDYVGGMDDLRAGVIRAVGCPHRSFGEDPVRMLRVIRHAARTGFEIDANTRDAIAMHREKICRCAAARVREEFLRELRGGVSRRSFELMMETGFLAHLFPAYAPILSGPDGAETTDYLLSNLQGIDRLVAAGENLPDPMLVSALVAPFVVHHHVMERAEGVKRLASFVHDDVRETIRPIIRDFGLSRGHAEAICQNITGKMLLTHYADLDREIPRSLWAKSYFLDGFTLYRIEAEGRDQPIGPRVAQAAAKAEERLRQSRLANGHADDDPGERPKRSRSRGGRGRRRRRPPASTDAAS, encoded by the coding sequence GTGATCGTTCCGCGTGGCCGTCATTCGATTTCCCGGCGGGACATCGATGAGGACGCGCTGAAGGTCATGTACCGCCTTCGCAAGCACGGCTACCTCGCTTATCTCGTCGGCGGCGGCGTGCGCGACATCCTGCTTGAACGCCGGCCCAAGGACTTCGATATCGCCACGGACGCGCGGCCCGAGGAGGTGCGCGCGATCTTTCGCAACTCGCGGCTGATCGGCCGGCGTTTTCAGCTTGTCCACGTCTTTTTTTTCGGCGGCAAGATCATCGAGGTTTCGACGTTTCGCAGGTCCGTTCCCTTCGCGGACGACGAGGATCCGTGCCCCGAGAGCGAGCAGAAAAAACGCCAACTGCCCTCGACGGAAAATACATTCGGATCGGCGTATGAAGACGCGATGCGCCGCGACATCACGATCAACGCGCTTTTTTATAATATCGAAGATTTTTCCATTATCGATTACGTGGGCGGCATGGACGATCTGCGCGCGGGCGTCATCCGCGCGGTCGGCTGCCCGCACCGCAGCTTCGGCGAGGACCCCGTCCGGATGTTGCGCGTCATCCGCCATGCCGCGCGCACGGGTTTTGAGATCGACGCCAACACGCGCGACGCCATCGCGATGCATCGCGAAAAGATCTGCCGTTGCGCCGCCGCGCGCGTGCGCGAGGAATTTCTGCGTGAGTTGCGCGGGGGCGTGTCGCGCCGCAGCTTCGAACTGATGATGGAAACGGGCTTTCTCGCGCACCTGTTCCCGGCGTACGCGCCGATCCTCTCCGGACCCGACGGCGCCGAGACCACCGATTACCTGCTTTCCAATCTCCAGGGGATCGACCGGCTTGTAGCCGCGGGCGAAAACCTGCCCGACCCGATGCTCGTGTCCGCTTTGGTCGCGCCCTTTGTGGTGCACCATCACGTGATGGAACGCGCCGAGGGCGTCAAGCGCCTCGCGTCGTTCGTGCACGACGATGTGCGCGAGACGATCCGCCCGATCATCCGCGATTTCGGACTTTCCCGCGGCCATGCCGAGGCGATCTGCCAGAACATCACCGGCAAGATGCTGCTGACGCACTACGCCGACCTGGACAGGGAAATCCCGCGTTCGCTTTGGGCCAAGAGCTACTTTCTCGACGGTTTCACGCTTTATCGCATCGAAGCCGAAGGGCGTGACCAGCCGATCGGGCCGCGCGTCGCCCAGGCGGCGGCAAAGGCGGAAGAGCGCCTGCGTCAATCGCGTCTTGCCAACGGGCACGCAGACGACGATCCCGGCGAGCGGCCAAAACGATCCCGCTCGCGCGGCGGGCGCGGACGGCGCCGCCGCCGGCCGCCGGCCTCGACGGACGCGGCGTCCTGA
- a CDS encoding formyl transferase: MENDSAPTGITPIYAPQSGRPMRVAAFMSGTGTNLIKILEYQQLLAAREGEAPYAVTLIVTDRRASRADEIGKRYGIPAVINDIAEFYAARGKTDRKDLSLRPDFDRATLAAISDFPIDVVALAGYMSIVTAPLLTDFPGRMLNVHPGDLRVRDAGHRRYTGANAVARAIRAGERFLRSSVHLVRERVDYGELLMLSRPMRVDLPEGVTPLILAQPEKKELLREIADENQDMLKRVGDWVIYPKTLELVARGRFAFDRNGQLLFDGRPIPEGVALEQDADADRL, from the coding sequence ATGGAAAACGACTCCGCGCCCACCGGCATCACCCCGATTTACGCGCCGCAATCCGGTCGTCCGATGCGCGTCGCGGCGTTCATGTCCGGCACGGGCACGAACCTCATCAAGATCCTCGAATACCAGCAGCTTCTCGCGGCGCGCGAGGGCGAGGCGCCGTATGCGGTGACGCTCATCGTGACGGATCGCCGCGCCAGTCGCGCCGACGAAATCGGCAAGCGCTACGGCATCCCGGCCGTCATCAACGACATCGCCGAGTTCTATGCCGCGCGCGGCAAGACGGACCGCAAGGACCTGTCGCTGCGCCCGGATTTCGACCGCGCGACGCTCGCGGCGATATCGGATTTTCCGATCGACGTCGTCGCGCTGGCCGGCTACATGAGCATCGTGACCGCGCCGCTTTTGACGGACTTTCCCGGCCGCATGCTGAACGTGCATCCGGGGGACTTGCGCGTCCGCGACGCGGGACACCGGCGCTACACCGGCGCCAACGCCGTCGCCCGCGCCATCCGCGCGGGCGAGCGTTTTTTGCGGTCGTCGGTGCACCTGGTGCGCGAGCGCGTGGACTACGGCGAGCTGCTCATGCTCTCGCGGCCGATGCGCGTGGATCTGCCCGAGGGCGTGACGCCCCTGATACTCGCCCAGCCGGAAAAAAAGGAACTGCTGCGCGAGATCGCCGACGAGAATCAGGACATGTTGAAACGTGTGGGCGACTGGGTGATCTATCCGAAAACGCTCGAGCTCGTCGCCCGCGGGCGATTCGCGTTCGACCGAAACGGACAGCTTCTTTTCGACGGGCGGCCGATCCCCGAGGGCGTGGCCCTCGAGCAGGACGCCGACGCCGATCGCCTCTGA
- a CDS encoding VOC family protein, with translation MAVTGVDHAALTVSDLARSVEFYRGAFGLRLLRSETLDPRIVHRVFGLAGVEVVRADLRAGRTGRLTLYWFASGGKDPIRDDFDRLGIQFVALSVDDLDDALGRVAHLGGEVLTEPASDRPGHRAAFVRDPDGAILQLLETPFSLSPVGRIYARGRRLVERLSQPAMAGTAVSRKAHPRQ, from the coding sequence ATGGCGGTGACCGGTGTCGACCACGCGGCGCTGACGGTGTCGGATCTCGCGCGCAGCGTCGAGTTCTATCGCGGCGCGTTCGGGCTTCGCCTTCTGCGTTCCGAGACGCTCGATCCGCGCATCGTGCATCGGGTTTTCGGCCTCGCGGGCGTGGAGGTCGTGCGCGCGGACCTGCGCGCGGGGCGCACCGGGCGGTTGACGCTCTATTGGTTCGCCTCCGGCGGCAAGGACCCGATCCGCGACGATTTCGACCGCCTCGGGATTCAGTTCGTCGCGCTTAGCGTGGACGATCTGGACGACGCGCTCGGCCGCGTGGCGCATCTTGGCGGCGAGGTTCTCACGGAGCCGGCGAGCGATCGGCCCGGCCACCGCGCTGCGTTCGTTCGCGATCCCGACGGCGCGATCTTGCAACTTCTGGAAACGCCATTTTCGCTTTCGCCCGTGGGACGCATCTATGCGCGCGGACGCCGGCTCGTGGAGCGCCTCAGCCAGCCGGCGATGGCGGGCACGGCGGTGTCGCGAAAGGCGCACCCACGTCAGTGA